A single window of Melospiza georgiana isolate bMelGeo1 chromosome 6, bMelGeo1.pri, whole genome shotgun sequence DNA harbors:
- the TBPL2 gene encoding TATA box-binding protein-like 2, whose translation MEGVSLLERYLESCSGQDDFSTSPHLFTPMSPYDLELPIQASSQLSESKELHTDFSSVDLSFLPDVTQDNKEQSLSEDGQETQKELDGSLPSKEDSGVFMDESSLSHPGAAEPSPEAPGVCPPLTPMTPITPATSASESSGIVPQLQNIVSTVNLACKLDLKNIALRARNAEYNPKRFAAVIMRIREPRTTALIFSSGKMVCTGAKSEEQSRLAARKYARVVQKLGFPAKFLDFKIQNMVGSCDVRFPIRLESLVLTHQQFSSYEPELFPGLVYRMVKPRIVLLIFVSGKVVLTGAKDRSEIYEAFENIYPILRGFKKPL comes from the exons ATGGAGGGCGTATCGCTGCTGGAGCGAtacctggagagctgcagcgGGCAG GATGACTTCTCCACTAGTCCTCATCTGTTCACTCCTATGAGCCCTTATGATTTAGAACTTCCAATTCAAGCATCTTCCCAGTTAAGTGAGTCCAAGGAGCTCCACACAGACTTCTCCTCCGTGGACCTCAGCTTTCTCCCAGATGTCACCCAAGACAACAAAGAACAAAGCCTCTCTGAGGATGGTCAGGAAACCCAAAAAGAGCTTGATGGGTCACTCCCAAGTAAGGAGGACAGTGGTGTTTTCATGGATGAGAGCAGCTTGTCacatccaggtgcagctgagccatcTCCTGAAGCTCCTGGCGTGTGTCCTCCCCTGACTCCGATGACTCCGATCACCCCGGCAACATCTGCCTCAGAAAGTTCTGGAATAGTCCCCCAGCTGCA GAATATTGTGTCAACTGTAAACTTGGCTTGTAAACTGGATCTGAAGAACATAGCTCTGCGTGCCAGAAATGCAGAGTATAACCCAAAG AGGTTTGCTGCTGTCATCATGAGAATCAGGGAACCACGAACAACAGCCCTCATATTCAGTTCAGGAAAAATGGTCTGCACAGGAGCAAAAAg TGAAGAGCAGTCGAGGCTGGCAGCCAGGAAATACGCACGGGTGGTGCAGAAGCTCGGCTTCCCTGCCAAGTTCTTGGACTTCAAGATCCAGAATATGGTGGGGAGCTGTGATGTGAGGTTCCCCATCCGCCTGGAGAGCCTGGTTCTCACCCACCAGCAGTTCAGCAG CTATGAGCCTGAACTATTCCCTGGCCTGGTTTATAGGATGGTCAAACCAAGGATAGTGCTGCTGATCTTTGTGTCTGGGAAAGTTGTACTGACTG GAGCAAAAGACCGTTCTGAAATCTATGAGGCATTTGAGAACATCTACCCCATTTTAAGAGGCTTCAAGaaaccattgtga